One Oncorhynchus mykiss isolate Arlee chromosome 9, USDA_OmykA_1.1, whole genome shotgun sequence genomic window, AACCTACAGCATAAGAAATTTCACCAGAATCTCTTATTTTCATTGTACCCGACTGAATAATGTATGCATATacactgtatacagtacatgCTATACACAATTTCAGTGTCTATTGATGAAAAGAGGCATGAGTCTTCTATTGAGTGAGGCCATTGGCCAGTGAGTCTCAGTCTTGTGCTACTGTCATTGGTTCCCGGGACTCCTTCCTGCTCCACAGTTTTTTCAGCATGAGAGGTGGAGCCGTGTGGTTTGAGGTAGCTTGGAGGTTTTTTTCCAGCTATGTGAGAAAATAAATCAATTTTTAGGTTATTACATTTTGGAACTACTTTTGGGGACTTACTGTCACTAACTTGATTTCTTCTGTAAATTAATCTGCCATCACAACAGTTCAAGGCTAAGCTAACTCATTTTTAGCATCCTGCATCTTCACAAAATggatatacatgtatatatggcTCAATTGGAATCAATATATATAGGCAGAGAAGGCTAGCCACACAGTTTTTCCAACCAGTTTTATCTTTGTTCCCTCATTTCCCTTTTTAATGGGACTGTAATGGTACTGTACCTGTTGTAGCTGGAAGATCCAGTTCTGATAGTCTTCAGGACAGGTGCAGGATACCTGCAGCGGCTCCATCAGTTCACCTGCACCACACAACATACAATATAAGTACAATGCTCTTCACCACTGTCTACAGCAACACTTGATACAGTTGACTTACTGCAGATCTAGTCGCAGTTTCAATGGTTAATTTAGGGTCCTTTTGCTTCATTATGCAAAAGTGTTAAGAGCATTTTGACGTACGTTATGCCTGTTTTGTATTTTACCTGTTAACTCAAATTCCATCCTCCCAGGTAATGCAGACCTCTCCACGGCTGCGATGCTTTTCCGAGACAATTTACCCTAAAGTGTTATGACAAACAGGTTGAAGTGTCATATATTGGATCAGCTCTATAAATTACAACATCTTCTgaactgtacattttagaatGTCACACCAACATCTACTGTATAGCGGAAATTGGCAAACTAGGTAAGGTCACCAGATTCCCAATGTTTACTGTGACATTGTATCCTTGAGAACATAATTTGGCTGTACCTCATATTTCACACTGAGGCGCTCGTTATCCACAGAGAGCAGGAGGACATCTTGAGGGAAGAGTACGAGTAGCCGCTCATGAAGTCCCTGCAAGAATGTATCAATGTTGTCACAGTGTTTATTTTATCTCAAGTCCACTATTATCATTATAGTTACTGTTTTCATTAGCAATATGACTATTTGTATAATCAAGTACTATTATTAGACCTATGATCATTATTTACTATTAGTATATGTATTAACATTAGCATTATTTATATATGGTTTTTTTTACGTAGCAGATAGTTCTGAGAGAGTACTGGACTAGTGTAGGATTATTTTCTGAGTAAACTAGTATAGGATTATTTTCTAAGTAATTGTTTAATTCGTATGGCATTTATACACATTTCTAATAtgtgttgaatctgtgttttagaAGGAAACTGTGTTCGCCTAATTCTGGAAATATGTAATTCATTATTAACCTGTGAAAAGAGAAGAAGAGGCGAAGTGAGAGGGTTTAATCCGCCAAAAATCTGTCCATGAAAATAAGACCATGAAGTGAGGAATTATTGTATGGAGGTCAATAAGAGTGtcaaatttggtcaacaaaaaaatCATTACTAATATGCTACGTGAGGCTCATTTGCTCGAATAGAAGTTTCataatggttaggttgttacgaATGCACTGATGTAAGTGTATGCATTAAGACAGATTTGAGAAAAATAactttatatcggagttgtgcctgttgtttaCATgggtatctgccctctcattggctagaatggtcccatctgatctcgcctcctcccgactgccttccatctttgaggacatgaaTTTACATTGTTAGAGTGGTCATTagactatcttgtcaatataatagaaaaTCTTTGCATGGGAACTAATGATCTGTTGTCTGATTTACCAATGCATTAATCATGTTTTAATACCTTTATTGAAACAGGAAGTGACAGAGTTATTGAGTTGTGGCAAATGGTATTCAaagggttgtcactagttaccacagcctaTTCAATGGGGTCTGCCTAAATAGTTATCCATCTCCATCATTCTCCATCATCCAGTCCTTGCTGCTTACAGGAAGTCATCCATCCAGCTGTATACAGCCCCTAAAGTTACAATGGTGGCAGCAGTGATGCCATTTTTGGTGGATTTGTGTCTTTTGGTGAGTTTTAATCTCAGTACAATTTGGTTAGCTAGCTTCACCTACCCAGCTAACCACTTGCATAAAATACTGTTGAGCTCTTGAGCAGCTGTTGAGCTTTTGGGGCTTAGTGCTGAAGATATAATGGATTTCTGCAGTTTTATGGTCATTGTGCCACCATTTCTGCCACCATTTGGTCCTGTGTtgctcagttggtaaagcatggcacttgcaatgccagggttgtgggtttgattcccacgggggaccagtacagaaaaaagtatgaaaaatgtatgcactcactactgtaagtagctctggataagagtgtctgctaaaatacAATATTCCACATATGTTTGACTTTTTCATTCCTGGACAACGTGCCTTATTGTGACATATTTCAATCGTTTAGCATTTCTAAAATTCCGGCTAGCATGACAACTATTAAGCTATCAAGACCCCTTGAAATGGACTTCAGAGCAGTGGTGAGTACAGAAGTTACAGCGTGGGTTGTGTTAGATAcctgtctctgtgtattgaaGATGTGGACCATGGATATGTATCCTGGCTGGCCCATGTGCTGGATGGGGGCCCCTTCCCAGTGCCTTATTGGGGCTTGCAGTAAATACTTTTTCAGTTCCTCTTTCTTCCAGCTCTCATCGCAGGGTACCTACAGTAAATTACAACAGAAATGTAGCTTCATATTTGGAGAGTTTCGCCAGTGATAATTCTTTTTTACAAATGTCCTTTCATGATGATGTATTTAGCTCATTAGATGTTCAATTTGTGATCAAGCAAAGTAAACCTCACAATTGTTAAGACAGTTTTAGATTTAACAATGACACATATGTTTAAGATCTATAATTTACTGCATAAGGGGATGGTTCTTCTAGGGGGTGTTCTGATTGAATACCTTACCAGGTAAGACAGCGCACAGCTGGAGGGGCTTAACGGTTGGCTAATGGATttgtatctcctctcctccatgtggTGTATCCATTTGTTCAGCTCGGCTGCACTGGCACAGGTGAAGACTTTGGAGTCCACCATTGGACCTAATAGTGGGAGGGAGATGCTTGCCATGTTCAATACAGTAATTAAACCCTTTTCTGATGGCTTGCTTCACACCTATGACCATAGCACAGCTGTGACAAACCACAATAAATCAAATAGCCTTGTGTATTAATTGCTTTATTGAACTGTGAAGCTTTTTGATCCATTATGATAATAGGACTCACCACTGATCTGGAATATGTGTTGCTTGTTGGAGTCCAGTGAGGTGGCTTGGAAAGACAGTCCAGAGAGAGGCAGGATGCCCTGAGAAAGAAGAAGCAATACACTGACTAGCCTTAGGGGAATGACATGTACATTCAAGTTAAATGTTCAACATGCATCTATGTCATTACAGTATTTCCCCATTTGTAAAGCAACCAACCTCGTAGATAAAGTTTTGACGAAAGGGATCCAGATATAGAATCAATAAGTGGAAGGAGAACAGCACCAGATAGTGTTCACTTGTCTCCTATAGGAACATAAACAAAGAAAACATGAACAGAACATCAGTACAGAAGTCCTAGAGTCGGGAAAGTGGGTGCTGGACAGTGAGTACTGGACAGTGAGTGCTGGTCAGTGAGTGCTGATTGACATCTACAGCATATATGAACATGGTGTAGAGAGATGTTACCTGTGTGTAGCTGTTGTGGAGAGACACACGGGAGGAGTGCACTATCTCTCCATACATGTGTGCAGGCTGGCCCTCCCAATCACGGATGGGCTGGTTGTATATGCTGTGGTAtagctcctctctgctcctgccCCATAGCACAATCTAcgggaatataatagaatacttTAGGTGTCATGAAAAAATAAGATGTAGTGAAGGAGTTTACATTAGTATACATCAGTATTATTGTATCATTAATATGGggcggggtggcagggtagcctagtggttagagcggtggactagcaaccgcaaggttgcaagttcaaacccctgagctgacaaggtacaaatctgtcgttctgcccctgaacaggcagttaacccgttgtcattgaaattaagaatttgttcttaactgacttgcctagttaaataaaggtataaaaatgtGATATAACAACTTTGACATAAAATGATATATTGACACCATGCATTTACACTCGCTTGCACTCAAATTATGCGGTCCACTGGGGGGTTTACCGTGTGATAAGTGCATGGCAGAACTTTTTCCAATTTATATCTTAGTGTCATTTTCATACAGACACTCcctttctctgtttgtctctccctctctccttctccactgaCCTCCTGATCGAGGTGTCTCACTGAAGGGTAGCGAGAGGTTGGACCGTCTTTTCCATTCCTCACAGAGAGCTGAATTCTGCTCTCTCCTAGAGTCCATATCCTGAAACaataatatatactgtatcagCAGTCAACCCCAAATCTCATTTTACCATATCCCATTAAACCATGTTACATTTACCCCACACTCTACTGTAGCATCTCACAAACCTAACTAGTCTACAAACACATATGCAATTCCCCTGAACTGAGTGTGGTGACAGCAAATGTAGAAGaaggattttttaaatatatttttttactgtagACCAATTTGCCCACCCCACTTACAGCCTGAGCCCTCTCCACCCGACCAGTGTCCATTCATAAGCAGATTAAAGTGGGGTGCACACAAGGAGCAGACACCCACCATCTGATCACCTCACACAAAGACCTGTTGCCCTCATTGGACCATTTATCTGGTAGTGATATAGTAGTCACACACCCCTAAACCATTCCCTAGGTATGGTAACAGTTCTGTtacatctgtgtttgtgtgtgtacgaaCAAGCATCCTTGCGTGTGTGCATAGTATATGTTGCTGGTGGCTGATCCCTCGTCTTCTCTCAGTTTGGACACATGCTGTCTGTGAGCTGCTATTTTGATTAGCTCCTTGTTTTAATCCCCCATTCCTTTAATGAGGGGATTTAGAGGCCTGGTCAGTGTTAGACCAGGCTGGACAAAAGAGAGATGAGCGGTAGTATTGTCTGCTAATTAGCGAGACAATATCCCTCCCTCCTGTGCTTCTGCATGTGAATtgtttgctctttggggttttaggctgggtatctctgtatagcactttgtgacaacttctgaaaatacattttgatacatttgattgatttcacCGGCCGTTCATGTCGCATCAATATGTTCATGTCTAAACAGAGTCCAAACTAGCGTTCTGCCTctgtgtgtgcttttgtgtgaATGAAAACGACACAGATATATTCATTGTTCCATAATATATGCCCTCAAATGTTATTTTTTCTTACTCATGGAACTGAAGTGCTCAGAGAAAGAGGTCTTCCAATTTCATTGTCCATTTCCTAGTAAAACCATGATCAGCATCGCTTCGCTGTAAAAACTAAAGCAATGTAAGATTGTGGTATTAGCCTTAGGCTATATAGTTATTCTGATTGACTGGTGCTGGCAACTACAAAAACTCTGCAGAAACACAGACGAAGAGACTTGAATATAAACCCGGACTGTTTACCACAGTGATCTCTCTTCCATAATTTGAAACTTGTTTGTTTGAAAAGGATAGTGGAAGCCACAGTGATTGAAGCACTATTTTTTCCACCCATCACCCAAAGGTTTGCCACTTCCTCTCAATGCCTCGTCTTATGACCTTTAATCAGCCAAAACCCCAAAATAGGTACTATTTAATAGTATTCATTCAAACTTTCCTCCAAAGCTAAGGGGCTCAGTATTTTCAACAGAGATATCAGATCATTTTCTTGTTAGTCTTAGATGCTGTCGTgtcataaatatatataaaaaatctcCACAGTCATGTTTCCGAATCAACTTAAAATGGGATTGTGAGGTTGTGAAAAGCCGAATGGCTATCAAACTTAAACAGACCGCTCTCGTGAGGGATTGATATAGTTCATGGTCCTCTGTTATACATCAAACTATCAACAAACAAAGACTCACCCTGAGTTGTCAATCTCCAGAAGCTCGATCTCGTCAGGGCCCACCTCGTCAATCCCAGAATGCGCTCCTCTCTGAGTCACACTACAGCATCC contains:
- the LOC110532378 gene encoding probable pleckstrin homology domain-containing family N member 1, encoding MGCCSVTQRGAHSGIDEVGPDEIELLEIDNSGIWTLGESRIQLSVRNGKDGPTSRYPSVRHLDQEIVLWGRSREELYHSIYNQPIRDWEGQPAHMYGEIVHSSRVSLHNSYTQETSEHYLVLFSFHLLILYLDPFRQNFIYEGILPLSGLSFQATSLDSNKQHIFQISGPMVDSKVFTCASAAELNKWIHHMEERRYKSISQPLSPSSCALSYLVPCDESWKKEELKKYLLQAPIRHWEGAPIQHMGQPGYISMVHIFNTQRQGLHERLLVLFPQDVLLLSVDNERLSVKYEGKLSRKSIAAVERSALPGRMEFELTGELMEPLQVSCTCPEDYQNWIFQLQQLEKNLQATSNHTAPPLMLKKLWSRKESREPMTVAQD